From one Streptomyces sp. R41 genomic stretch:
- a CDS encoding DUF6274 family protein, with amino-acid sequence MAATARHETRALLRAHLAAASGYRHLTRHCPICHQLLRLAMEPAPRGEEDPGGAAEDESPSKA; translated from the coding sequence ATGGCGGCGACCGCTAGGCACGAGACGCGAGCTCTGCTGCGCGCCCACCTGGCGGCCGCCTCCGGGTACCGCCATCTGACGCGGCACTGCCCGATCTGCCACCAGCTCCTGCGACTGGCGATGGAACCCGCCCCACGGGGCGAGGAGGACCCCGGGGGCGCCGCCGAGGACGAGAGCCCCTCCAAGGCATGA
- the bldC gene encoding developmental transcriptional regulator BldC — MTARTPDAEPLLTPAEVATMFRVDPKTVTRWAKAGKLTSIRTLGGHRRYREAEVRALLAGIPQQRSEA; from the coding sequence ATGACCGCTCGCACCCCTGATGCCGAGCCGCTGCTGACCCCGGCTGAGGTCGCCACGATGTTCCGCGTCGACCCCAAGACGGTCACGCGGTGGGCGAAGGCCGGCAAGCTTACGTCCATCCGCACGCTCGGCGGACACCGCCGCTACCGCGAGGCTGAGGTCCGCGCACTGCTCGCGGGTATTCCGCAGCAGCGCAGCGAGGCCTGA
- a CDS encoding Leu/Phe/Val dehydrogenase: MTDVTDGVLHTLFHSDQGGHEQVVLCQDRASGLKAVIAIHSTALGPALGGTRFYPYASEEEAVADALNLSRGMSYKNAMAGLDHGGGKAVIIGDPEQIKSEALLLAYGRFVASLGGRYVTACDVGTYVADMDVVARECRWTTGRSPENGGAGDSSVLTAFGVFQGMRASAQHLWGDPTLRGRKVGIAGVGKVGRQLVQHLLDDGAEVVITDVREESVRGILDAHPSGVTAVADTEALIRTEGLDIYAPCALGGALNDDSVPVLTARIVCGAANNQLAHPGVEKDLADRGILYAPDYVVNAGGVIQVADELHGFDFERCKAKAAKIFDTTLAIFARAKTDGIPPAAAADRIAEQRMAEARRR, from the coding sequence GTGACCGACGTAACCGACGGCGTCCTGCACACCCTGTTCCACTCGGACCAGGGGGGTCATGAGCAAGTCGTGCTCTGCCAGGACCGCGCCAGCGGCCTCAAGGCCGTCATCGCCATTCACTCCACCGCGCTGGGCCCGGCCCTCGGCGGTACGCGCTTCTACCCGTACGCGAGCGAGGAGGAGGCCGTCGCCGACGCCCTGAACCTCTCGCGCGGCATGTCGTACAAGAACGCCATGGCCGGTCTCGACCACGGCGGTGGCAAGGCCGTGATCATCGGCGACCCGGAGCAGATCAAGTCCGAGGCGCTGCTTCTCGCGTACGGCCGGTTCGTGGCCTCGCTCGGTGGCCGGTACGTCACCGCGTGCGACGTCGGTACGTATGTCGCCGACATGGACGTGGTGGCGCGCGAGTGCCGCTGGACCACCGGCCGCTCGCCCGAGAACGGCGGCGCCGGGGACTCCTCCGTCCTCACCGCCTTCGGTGTCTTCCAGGGCATGCGGGCCTCCGCCCAGCACCTGTGGGGCGACCCGACGCTGCGTGGCCGCAAGGTCGGCATCGCCGGCGTCGGCAAGGTGGGCCGCCAGCTCGTGCAGCACCTGCTCGACGACGGCGCCGAGGTCGTGATCACGGACGTACGGGAGGAGTCGGTGCGCGGGATCCTCGACGCGCACCCGTCCGGTGTCACGGCCGTCGCGGACACCGAGGCACTCATCCGCACCGAGGGCCTCGACATCTACGCCCCCTGCGCGCTGGGCGGGGCGCTGAACGACGACTCCGTGCCGGTACTCACGGCCAGGATCGTGTGCGGCGCCGCCAACAACCAGCTCGCGCATCCGGGCGTGGAGAAGGACCTCGCGGACCGCGGGATTCTCTACGCCCCGGACTACGTCGTGAACGCGGGCGGTGTCATCCAGGTCGCCGACGAGCTGCACGGCTTCGACTTCGAGCGGTGCAAGGCGAAGGCCGCGAAGATCTTCGACACCACGCTGGCCATATTCGCACGTGCGAAGACGGACGGCATTCCGCCGGCCGCCGCGGCCGACCGGATCGCCGAGCAGCGGATGGCGGAGGCCCGGCGCCGCTGA
- a CDS encoding DUF3073 domain-containing protein, whose protein sequence is MGRGRAKAKQTKVARQLKYNSGGTDLSRLANELGASTSSQPPNGEPFEDDDEEDDPYAQYADLYNDDEDEDDESGPSSQQRRGA, encoded by the coding sequence ATGGGGCGCGGCCGGGCCAAGGCCAAGCAGACGAAGGTCGCCCGCCAGCTGAAGTACAACAGCGGCGGGACTGACCTGTCGCGTCTGGCCAACGAGCTGGGCGCTTCGACTTCGAGCCAGCCGCCGAATGGCGAGCCGTTCGAGGACGACGACGAGGAAGACGACCCGTACGCCCAGTACGCGGATCTGTACAACGACGACGAGGACGAGGACGACGAGTCCGGTCCGTCGTCACAGCAGCGTCGCGGCGCTTGA
- the purM gene encoding phosphoribosylformylglycinamidine cyclo-ligase, producing MSAVSDRSTASTGTASGASYAAAGVDIEAGDRAVELMKEWVKKTQRPEVLGGLGGFAGLFDASALKRYERPLLASATDGVGTKVDLARQLGVYDTIGHDLVAMVMDDIVVCGAEPLFMTDYICVGKVHPERVAAIVKGIAEGCVLAGCALVGGETAEHPGLLGPDDFDVAGAGTGVVEADQLLGPDRIRTGDAVIAMAASGLHSNGYSLVRHVLFDRANLRLDQHVEEFGRTLGEELLEPTKIYSLDCLALTRTTQVHAFSHITGGGLAANLARVIPDDLHAIVDRATWTPAPVFDLVRRTGDVERLELEKTLNMGVGMIAIVPEESADVALATLADRGVDAWIAGEITERGAHETGAALIGDYAG from the coding sequence ATGTCTGCTGTATCTGATCGGTCGACTGCGTCGACGGGCACTGCTTCCGGTGCTTCCTACGCGGCTGCCGGCGTCGACATCGAAGCGGGCGACCGCGCCGTGGAGCTCATGAAGGAGTGGGTGAAGAAGACGCAGCGCCCCGAGGTCCTCGGCGGCCTCGGCGGTTTCGCCGGCCTCTTCGACGCCTCCGCCCTCAAGCGCTACGAGCGCCCGCTGCTCGCCTCCGCGACGGACGGCGTGGGCACCAAGGTCGACCTCGCCCGGCAGCTCGGCGTGTACGACACCATCGGCCACGACCTGGTCGCGATGGTCATGGACGACATCGTGGTGTGCGGCGCCGAGCCCCTCTTCATGACCGACTACATCTGTGTCGGCAAGGTCCACCCGGAGCGCGTGGCGGCCATCGTGAAGGGCATCGCCGAGGGATGCGTGCTCGCGGGCTGCGCCCTCGTCGGCGGCGAGACGGCCGAGCACCCGGGTCTGCTGGGGCCGGACGACTTCGATGTCGCCGGTGCGGGCACCGGTGTGGTCGAGGCCGACCAGCTGCTCGGCCCGGATCGTATCCGTACGGGTGACGCGGTGATCGCCATGGCGGCCTCCGGTCTTCACTCGAACGGGTACTCGCTCGTCCGGCATGTTCTGTTCGACCGGGCGAACCTCCGCCTGGACCAGCACGTCGAGGAGTTCGGCCGCACGCTCGGCGAGGAGCTCCTGGAGCCCACCAAGATCTACTCGCTGGACTGCCTGGCGCTGACCCGGACCACCCAGGTGCACGCCTTCAGCCACATCACCGGCGGTGGACTCGCGGCCAACCTGGCCCGCGTCATCCCGGACGACCTGCACGCCATCGTCGACCGCGCGACCTGGACTCCGGCCCCGGTCTTCGACCTCGTCCGCAGGACCGGCGACGTCGAGCGGCTGGAGCTGGAGAAGACGCTGAACATGGGCGTCGGCATGATCGCGATCGTCCCCGAGGAGTCCGCGGACGTGGCACTCGCCACCCTCGCGGACCGCGGGGTGGACGCCTGGATCGCCGGTGAGATCACCGAGCGCGGCGCGCACGAGACGGGCGCGGCGCTCATCGGGGACTACGCCGGCTAG
- the purF gene encoding amidophosphoribosyltransferase, with the protein MPRGDGRLNHDLLPGEKGPQDACGVFGVWAPGEEVAKLTYFGLYALQHRGQESAGIAVSNGSQILVFKDMGLVSQVFDETSLGSLQGHIAVGHARYSTTGASVWENAQPTFRATAHGSIALGHNGNLVNTAQLAEMVADLPKQDGRTTRVAATNDTDLLTALLAAQVDDDGKPLTIEEASAKILPQVKGAFSLVFMDEHTLYAARDPQGIRPLVLGRLERGWVVASESAALDICGAAYVREIEPGEFVAIDENGLRTSRFAEAKPKGCVFEYVYLARPDTDIAGRNVYLSRVEMGRRLAKEAPVEADLVIATPESGTPAAIGYAEASGIPFGAGLVKNAYVGRTFIQPSQTIRQLGIRLKLNPLKEVIKGKRLVVVDDSIVRGNTQRALVRMLREAGAAEVHIRISSPPVKWPCFFGIDFATRAELIANGMTIEEIGTSLGADSLSYISIDGMIEATTIAKPNLCRACFDGEYPMELPDPELLGKQLLETELAAGPAATAAADAIRRP; encoded by the coding sequence GTGCCACGTGGTGACGGTCGACTCAATCATGATCTGCTCCCCGGTGAGAAAGGCCCCCAGGACGCTTGCGGCGTCTTCGGTGTCTGGGCTCCGGGCGAAGAGGTCGCCAAGCTCACTTACTTCGGGCTCTACGCCCTCCAGCATCGGGGTCAGGAATCCGCGGGAATCGCGGTCAGCAACGGCTCCCAGATCCTCGTCTTCAAGGACATGGGGCTCGTTTCCCAGGTCTTCGACGAGACCTCTCTCGGTTCGCTCCAGGGTCATATCGCGGTCGGTCACGCCCGCTACTCGACCACCGGTGCCTCCGTCTGGGAGAACGCCCAGCCGACGTTCCGTGCCACCGCGCACGGTTCCATCGCGCTCGGCCACAACGGCAACCTCGTCAACACGGCGCAGCTCGCCGAGATGGTCGCCGACCTGCCCAAGCAGGACGGCCGCACCACACGTGTGGCGGCCACCAACGACACCGACCTGCTCACCGCGCTGCTCGCGGCCCAGGTCGACGACGACGGCAAGCCGCTGACCATCGAAGAGGCCTCCGCCAAGATCCTCCCGCAGGTCAAGGGCGCCTTCTCGCTCGTCTTCATGGACGAGCACACCCTCTACGCGGCCCGTGACCCGCAGGGCATCCGCCCGCTGGTCCTCGGCCGCCTGGAGCGCGGCTGGGTCGTCGCCTCCGAGTCCGCCGCCCTCGACATCTGCGGCGCCGCCTACGTGCGCGAGATCGAGCCGGGCGAGTTCGTCGCCATCGACGAGAACGGTCTGCGTACGTCGCGATTCGCGGAAGCGAAGCCCAAGGGCTGTGTCTTCGAGTACGTCTATCTGGCCCGCCCCGACACGGACATCGCCGGCCGGAACGTGTATCTCTCGCGCGTCGAGATGGGCCGCAGGCTCGCCAAGGAAGCCCCTGTGGAGGCCGATCTGGTGATAGCGACCCCGGAGTCCGGGACGCCCGCCGCGATCGGTTACGCGGAAGCCTCCGGCATTCCCTTCGGCGCGGGTCTGGTCAAGAACGCATACGTCGGCCGGACCTTCATCCAGCCCTCGCAGACGATCCGCCAGCTCGGCATCCGTCTGAAGCTGAACCCCCTGAAGGAAGTCATCAAGGGCAAGCGCCTGGTCGTCGTCGACGACTCGATCGTGCGCGGCAACACCCAGCGCGCGCTCGTGCGCATGCTGCGGGAAGCGGGCGCGGCAGAGGTCCACATCCGGATCTCCTCGCCCCCGGTGAAGTGGCCCTGCTTCTTCGGCATCGACTTCGCGACCCGCGCCGAGCTGATCGCCAACGGCATGACCATCGAGGAGATCGGCACCTCGCTGGGCGCCGACTCCCTGTCGTACATCTCCATCGACGGCATGATCGAGGCGACCACCATCGCCAAGCCGAACCTGTGCCGCGCCTGCTTCGACGGCGAGTACCCGATGGAGCTCCCGGACCCCGAGCTGCTCGGCAAGCAGCTCCTGGAGACCGAGCTGGCCGCGGGTCCCGCAGCCACGGCCGCGGCTGACGCCATCCGTCGCCCGTAA
- a CDS encoding META domain-containing protein, translating into MDKQRLTLTALTLLPLAVACGTQQGSGSSSVGAGSSPVTGVHWTVDSLTVDGRTRQAPESAYLRIGEDGRVSGNAGCNSFGSTATLKGDRVDFGEIQMTDMGCPKVSMAFEESLNRAFADGAFTSKVKGDELTLTTDDGDRVNLTKEQDAPLYGTKWNVTALGDADVAQSLPAGAKAYLVLDKKQGTLGGSLGCNHVSAEATVRDGHITLGAAKTTRMMCDGSLMDTEKTLLGLFDGTVRYELDHRTLTLTSANGTVVSAVAAK; encoded by the coding sequence ATGGACAAGCAGCGACTGACGCTCACCGCCCTGACCCTGCTTCCGCTCGCGGTGGCCTGTGGCACCCAGCAGGGCAGCGGCAGCAGCTCCGTGGGGGCGGGCTCGTCACCCGTCACCGGCGTCCACTGGACCGTCGACAGCCTCACGGTGGACGGCAGGACCAGGCAGGCACCCGAGAGCGCGTATCTGCGGATCGGCGAGGACGGCCGGGTCAGCGGCAACGCCGGATGCAACAGCTTCGGCTCGACCGCCACCCTCAAGGGTGACCGCGTCGACTTCGGGGAGATCCAGATGACCGACATGGGCTGCCCGAAGGTCTCGATGGCCTTCGAGGAGAGCCTGAACCGCGCCTTCGCCGACGGCGCGTTCACCAGCAAGGTCAAGGGCGACGAACTGACCCTCACCACCGACGACGGCGACCGGGTGAACCTCACCAAGGAGCAGGACGCCCCCCTCTACGGCACGAAGTGGAACGTCACGGCCCTCGGCGACGCCGATGTGGCCCAGTCCCTTCCCGCCGGAGCCAAGGCATACCTCGTCCTCGACAAGAAGCAGGGCACCCTCGGTGGCAGCCTCGGATGCAATCACGTGTCCGCCGAGGCCACCGTCCGCGACGGACATATCACCCTCGGTGCCGCCAAGACCACCCGCATGATGTGCGACGGCTCACTCATGGACACCGAGAAGACCCTGCTCGGCCTCTTCGACGGCACCGTCCGTTACGAGTTGGATCACCGCACCCTCACGCTGACCAGCGCAAACGGCACCGTCGTCAGCGCCGTCGCCGCCAAGTGA
- a CDS encoding sterol carrier family protein, with translation MPPAKRRARTYDSAKIRAAVLAQFGNVRDGVRALTDEQLARPTHLGDWSVRELAAHITMAVETVSRNLERDEPTKVELGLLDWPFATAARAGDIADGSRALAEQNPDLDALYARAEQRIAERLATAPDDRLLAARTGAMTLADYLVTRTVELVVHTDDLNRAVPGLGIPYDRQALAACTRLLADALAVKAPGASTEVRIPPYAVVQCVEGPRHTRGTPPNVVETDPLTWIRLATGRMAWQAALEDARVSASGERADLGGLLPVMC, from the coding sequence ATGCCCCCGGCCAAGCGACGCGCCCGTACGTACGACTCCGCCAAGATCCGCGCGGCGGTGCTCGCGCAGTTCGGGAACGTACGAGACGGCGTACGCGCCCTGACCGATGAGCAGTTGGCGCGGCCCACGCACCTCGGGGACTGGAGTGTGCGGGAGTTGGCCGCGCACATCACGATGGCCGTCGAGACCGTGAGCCGGAACCTCGAGAGGGACGAGCCGACGAAGGTCGAACTCGGCCTGCTCGACTGGCCGTTCGCGACCGCCGCGCGGGCCGGGGACATCGCCGACGGCAGCCGCGCACTCGCCGAACAGAACCCCGACCTCGACGCGCTCTACGCCCGCGCCGAGCAGCGGATCGCCGAGCGTCTGGCCACGGCGCCGGACGACCGGCTGCTCGCCGCGCGCACCGGTGCCATGACCCTTGCCGACTATCTCGTCACCCGCACCGTGGAACTCGTCGTCCACACCGACGACCTGAACCGCGCCGTCCCCGGCCTCGGCATTCCGTACGACCGTCAGGCCCTCGCCGCCTGTACCCGGCTGCTCGCCGACGCGCTTGCCGTGAAGGCGCCCGGGGCGTCGACGGAGGTGCGGATTCCGCCGTATGCCGTTGTGCAGTGTGTGGAAGGGCCGCGGCACACGCGCGGGACGCCGCCGAACGTCGTCGAGACCGATCCCCTGACGTGGATCCGGCTCGCTACCGGGCGTATGGCCTGGCAGGCGGCGCTGGAGGATGCCAGGGTCAGCGCGAGCGGGGAGCGCGCGGACCTCGGAGGGCTCCTCCCAGTGATGTGCTGA
- a CDS encoding TetR/AcrR family transcriptional regulator, whose translation MAEAMGLRERKKLQTAMRIYRTAIALFVERGFDNVSVQEIADAAEVSKMTVFNYFGTKEDLVFRPMEEHFGDVARAVRERKPGESAVDAVRRQFLEMVEARDPSVGLHSEPFARQVRRLVMETPPLMERAFLAAQKGTRELAGVLAEETGDAMLATVVAATLSAARNALIEEHHNRAEAGESPDTVAADAAERARHAFDLIEKGLSGYAVKL comes from the coding sequence ATGGCTGAGGCGATGGGACTGCGTGAGCGCAAGAAGCTGCAGACGGCGATGCGGATCTACCGGACCGCGATCGCCCTCTTCGTCGAGCGGGGCTTCGACAACGTCTCGGTGCAGGAGATCGCCGACGCGGCCGAGGTGTCGAAGATGACGGTCTTCAATTACTTCGGCACCAAGGAGGACCTGGTCTTCCGCCCCATGGAGGAGCACTTCGGCGATGTGGCCCGCGCCGTGCGCGAGAGAAAGCCGGGCGAGTCAGCGGTGGACGCCGTACGCCGGCAGTTCCTGGAGATGGTCGAGGCCCGCGATCCCTCGGTCGGCCTGCACAGCGAGCCCTTCGCCCGCCAGGTGCGCCGACTCGTCATGGAGACCCCGCCCCTGATGGAGCGCGCCTTCCTCGCGGCTCAGAAGGGGACGCGCGAACTGGCCGGCGTCCTCGCCGAGGAGACCGGCGACGCGATGCTCGCCACGGTCGTCGCCGCCACGTTGAGCGCCGCCCGCAACGCCCTCATCGAGGAGCACCACAACCGCGCCGAGGCCGGCGAGAGCCCGGACACCGTCGCCGCCGACGCCGCCGAACGCGCCCGGCACGCCTTCGACCTGATCGAAAAGGGTCTGAGCGGATACGCCGTCAAGCTCTAG
- a CDS encoding MFS transporter has protein sequence MTETQRKVGFLICLITIVLAVLDLQIVSAATVPIVRDLDPDHGVDKIPWLVSAFALASAAMLPLYGKLCDTLGAKRVFTGAIATFLLGSALCGAAQSMEQLIAARAVQGLGGGGLMSVTMVVIAHLKGPDEEGTGKGGSAGGLVAGAGMAVGPWIGGLLADHASWRWIFYVNLPIGLAVLAASAFVLKLPDHPVRRPLDYLGAALGAAFSSALLLVTDWGGNRYAWSSPVVVGLIVTAAAALALFLWRQTRAAEPILPLSLFRVRELRLGFVIQAIVGAAMMCAIYYVLVYLQIARGVASSSAGLYLLPMAIGMSTAGLLSGRLTARGWSARTFTLSGTATTALAFGLLALTTGPATSLWLIRAALLLMGLGLGQLMGQLILLVQFAAPRHQLGVATTGIRFFQTLGGALGASVFGSVLARLYAADGPGGDVSALARLTGTAHAEGVRAFVSATDVVFWSGAALMTLATVLAVRLPRPGRPEDTEQPARQPEPVPA, from the coding sequence ATGACCGAGACCCAGCGCAAAGTCGGCTTCCTCATCTGTCTCATCACGATCGTGCTGGCCGTCCTGGACCTGCAGATCGTGTCGGCGGCGACCGTCCCGATCGTCCGGGACCTCGATCCGGACCACGGCGTCGACAAGATCCCCTGGCTGGTCAGCGCGTTCGCGCTGGCGTCGGCCGCGATGCTGCCGCTGTACGGCAAGCTCTGCGACACCCTCGGCGCCAAGCGCGTCTTCACCGGCGCGATCGCCACGTTCCTCCTCGGCTCCGCGCTGTGCGGCGCCGCCCAGTCGATGGAACAGCTCATCGCGGCCCGCGCGGTGCAGGGCCTGGGCGGCGGCGGACTGATGAGCGTGACGATGGTGGTGATCGCCCACCTCAAGGGCCCGGACGAGGAGGGCACCGGCAAGGGCGGCAGCGCCGGCGGGCTCGTCGCGGGCGCCGGAATGGCGGTCGGCCCGTGGATCGGCGGCCTGCTCGCCGACCACGCGAGCTGGCGCTGGATCTTCTACGTCAACCTGCCCATCGGCCTCGCGGTCCTGGCCGCTTCCGCCTTCGTCCTCAAACTCCCCGACCACCCGGTGCGCCGCCCGCTCGACTACCTGGGCGCCGCGCTCGGGGCCGCGTTCTCCAGCGCTCTGCTCCTGGTCACGGACTGGGGCGGCAACCGGTACGCCTGGTCGTCCCCCGTCGTCGTCGGACTGATCGTCACGGCCGCCGCGGCCCTCGCCCTGTTCCTGTGGCGGCAGACCCGCGCGGCCGAACCGATCCTCCCGCTCTCCCTGTTCCGGGTCCGCGAACTGCGCCTCGGCTTCGTGATCCAGGCGATCGTGGGCGCCGCGATGATGTGCGCCATCTACTACGTGCTCGTCTATCTGCAGATCGCCCGAGGTGTCGCCAGCTCCTCCGCCGGCCTCTACCTGCTCCCCATGGCGATCGGCATGTCGACGGCCGGCCTGCTCTCCGGCAGGCTCACCGCCCGGGGCTGGTCCGCGCGGACCTTCACCCTCAGCGGCACGGCCACCACCGCCCTCGCCTTCGGCCTGCTCGCCCTCACGACCGGCCCGGCCACCTCTCTGTGGCTGATCCGCGCCGCCCTTCTGCTGATGGGCCTCGGACTGGGGCAGCTCATGGGCCAGCTGATCCTGCTCGTGCAGTTCGCCGCCCCACGCCACCAGCTCGGGGTCGCCACCACCGGCATCCGGTTCTTCCAGACCCTCGGCGGCGCACTCGGCGCCTCCGTCTTCGGCAGCGTCCTGGCGCGTCTGTACGCCGCCGACGGACCCGGCGGCGACGTCAGCGCCCTCGCCCGACTGACCGGAACCGCCCACGCCGAGGGCGTGCGCGCCTTTGTCTCCGCGACGGACGTGGTGTTCTGGAGCGGCGCCGCGCTGATGACGCTCGCCACCGTGCTGGCGGTACGGCTGCCCAGGCCCGGGCGGCCGGAGGACACCGAGCAGCCCGCGCGGCAGCCGGAGCCCGTCCCGGCCTGA
- the purL gene encoding phosphoribosylformylglycinamidine synthase subunit PurL, with product MSRTPLDTVEHAAATPDVELPWAELGLKKDEYERVVEILGRRPTGAELAMYSVMWSEHCSYKSSKVHLRQFGEKAPQSDALLVGIGENAGVVDVGQGYAVTFKVESHNHPSYVEPYQGAATGVGGIVRDIIAMGARPVAVVDPLRFGAADHPDTKRVLPGVVAGIGGYGNCLGLPNIGGEVVFDSCYQGNPLVNAGAIGVMRHEDIHLAKASGTGNKVVLYGARTGGDGIGGASILASETFDDAKPSKRPAVQVGDPFQEKLLIECTLEAFKEKLVVGIQDLGAAGLSCATSELASNGSGGMRVTLDDVPLRDSTLSPEEILMSESQERMCAVVEPEKVDRFLEICEKWDVIATVIGEVTDGDRLEIYWHGGKIVDVDPRTVAHEGPVYERPYARPSWQDELQADDANKLPRPETSDELKDQVLKLVASPNQASKKWITSQYDHFVQGNTVLAQPEDSGMIRIDEETGLGVAIATDGNGRYAKLDPYAGAQLALAEAYRNVATTGAKPLAVSDCLNFGSPEDPAVMWQFAEAIRGLADACQQLGTPVTGGNVSLYNQTGEVAIHPTPVVAVLGVIDDVARRTPVAFQEEGQLLYLLGDTREEFGGSAWSQVVHDHLGGLPPQVDLERERLLAEILISASRDGMIDSAHDLSDGGLIQAVVESALLGGKGARLIVPDGLDAFTFLFSESAGRAVVAVPRSEELRFNDMCTARGLPVTRIGVVDGDTVDVQGEFELSLDELRTAHEGTIPALLA from the coding sequence ATGAGCCGCACGCCTCTGGACACGGTCGAGCACGCGGCCGCGACCCCCGACGTCGAGCTGCCCTGGGCCGAACTCGGCCTGAAGAAGGACGAGTACGAGCGGGTCGTGGAGATCCTCGGCCGCCGGCCCACCGGTGCCGAGCTCGCCATGTACTCCGTCATGTGGTCCGAGCACTGCAGCTACAAGTCCTCGAAGGTCCACCTGCGCCAGTTCGGCGAGAAGGCCCCGCAGTCCGACGCCCTCCTCGTCGGCATCGGCGAGAACGCCGGCGTCGTCGACGTCGGCCAGGGCTACGCCGTCACCTTCAAGGTCGAGTCGCACAACCACCCGTCGTACGTCGAGCCCTACCAGGGCGCGGCCACCGGCGTCGGCGGCATCGTGCGCGACATCATCGCGATGGGCGCCCGCCCGGTCGCCGTCGTCGACCCGCTGCGCTTCGGCGCGGCCGACCACCCGGACACCAAGCGCGTGCTGCCCGGCGTCGTCGCGGGCATCGGCGGCTACGGCAACTGCCTCGGCCTGCCCAACATCGGCGGCGAGGTCGTCTTCGACTCCTGCTACCAGGGGAACCCGCTGGTCAACGCCGGTGCCATCGGCGTGATGCGGCACGAGGACATCCACCTCGCGAAGGCGTCCGGCACCGGCAACAAGGTCGTCCTGTACGGGGCCCGCACGGGCGGCGACGGCATCGGCGGCGCCTCCATCCTGGCCTCCGAGACCTTCGACGACGCCAAGCCGTCGAAGCGTCCCGCCGTCCAGGTCGGCGACCCGTTCCAGGAGAAGCTCCTCATCGAGTGCACCCTGGAGGCCTTCAAGGAGAAGCTGGTCGTCGGCATCCAGGACCTGGGCGCGGCCGGTCTGTCGTGCGCCACGTCCGAGCTGGCCTCCAACGGCTCCGGCGGCATGCGCGTCACCCTGGACGACGTACCGCTGCGCGACTCGACCCTCTCGCCCGAGGAAATCCTCATGAGCGAGTCGCAGGAGCGCATGTGCGCGGTCGTCGAGCCGGAGAAGGTCGACCGGTTCCTGGAGATCTGCGAGAAGTGGGACGTCATCGCCACCGTCATCGGTGAGGTGACGGACGGCGACCGCCTGGAGATCTACTGGCACGGCGGCAAGATCGTCGACGTCGACCCGCGGACCGTCGCCCACGAGGGCCCCGTGTACGAGCGCCCGTACGCCCGCCCGTCCTGGCAGGACGAGCTCCAGGCCGACGACGCGAACAAGCTCCCGCGGCCCGAGACCTCGGACGAGCTGAAGGACCAGGTCCTCAAGCTGGTGGCGTCTCCGAATCAGGCCTCCAAGAAGTGGATCACCTCCCAGTACGACCACTTCGTGCAGGGCAACACGGTGCTGGCGCAGCCCGAGGACTCGGGCATGATCCGCATCGACGAGGAGACCGGACTCGGCGTCGCCATCGCCACGGACGGCAACGGCCGGTACGCCAAGCTCGACCCGTACGCGGGCGCGCAGCTCGCGCTCGCCGAGGCGTACCGCAATGTCGCGACGACCGGCGCCAAGCCGCTCGCCGTCTCCGACTGCCTGAACTTCGGCTCGCCCGAGGACCCGGCCGTCATGTGGCAGTTCGCCGAGGCCATCCGTGGTCTCGCCGACGCCTGCCAGCAGCTGGGAACCCCGGTGACCGGCGGCAACGTCTCGCTCTACAACCAGACCGGCGAGGTCGCCATCCACCCGACGCCGGTGGTGGCCGTGCTGGGCGTCATCGACGACGTGGCCCGCCGTACCCCGGTCGCCTTCCAGGAGGAGGGCCAGCTGCTCTACCTCCTCGGCGACACACGCGAGGAGTTCGGCGGTTCGGCCTGGTCGCAGGTCGTCCACGACCACCTCGGCGGTCTGCCCCCGCAGGTCGACCTGGAGCGCGAGCGGCTGCTCGCCGAGATCCTCATCTCGGCCTCCCGCGACGGCATGATCGACTCCGCGCACGACCTGTCCGACGGCGGTCTGATCCAGGCCGTGGTCGAGTCGGCGCTTCTCGGCGGCAAGGGCGCGCGGCTGATCGTCCCCGACGGTCTCGACGCCTTCACCTTCCTCTTCTCGGAGTCGGCGGGCCGCGCGGTCGTCGCCGTCCCGCGCTCGGAGGAGCTCCGCTTCAACGACATGTGCACTGCGCGGGGTCTGCCCGTCACCCGCATCGGTGTCGTCGACGGAGACACGGTCGACGTCCAGGGCGAGTTCGAGCTCTCCCTTGACGAGCTCCGGACGGCGCACGAGGGCACGATCCCGGCGCTGCTCGCGTAG